The window CCCGTACCaaccgaggccgatggcgtcgacgccgaccctGCGCGTCAAGATCCGTCCGAGCAAACAGATGGCTACCCTTGGGAGCACGCCGCTTCGGATGCCTATCTTGGCCAAGGAGTCATCGCTCTCTCCGCCATCAGATCCGCCCAAGAAACCTTCACCACGCAGatcctcgagggcgagggggagGACTTTGTCACGCATTTCCCCGTCAAGCTGCCTGCCGCTTGGCGAATGATTGCCGCTCGCGTCATGAAGCGTCTCTTGATGAAGAACGGTCGTACCGAGGCTCTTTTGCACGCAGGCTttgctccgccgtcgtcttcgtctgcCTTgtccgaagacgacgacagaatcctcgacctgctcgatTTGCCCGATTCCCCGGATGAGGAAACCTTGCGCGAGATGGAGGCCGAAAATGCCCATGCGCAACTGGCAGCGGCATCGCGGACCGTTATCGAAAGAGATCGCGTGGAGGCAATCCTGAAGGACGTCATCGACGAGTTCAGGCAATATTGGGACCGGCAAAAGTTGCCAAAATATCTGCGCAAGGCCTACGGCATTTGGACGACCGCCAGGAACAAGGGCACACGCATCAGGCAGATTCTACAAGCCCGCGAGCGCGCCATGACATACGACGCGAGGATAAGAAAGCTTTGCGCCGAGATGGTGGCGGTAGCATGGACCAAGGAATCCGAGATTCGACACCAGGCCAGGTGCCTCGAGCAGAGCTTGGCCGACAAGTTTTACAACCTCTGGCTTGCCGAGATGCTTGAGATGCGCCTCGAGCcaccgaagccgacggcgctgCCACCACACCGGCGTCAAAAGGTCGAACGAGCTCCAAGCCCGATGGGGAGCGAGATCCTAACGAgctccgacgaggacgagctcttTGTGCGGGAAGAGGAGGGTCATCAACTTGCGCACGCTGGCGAGAAAGGCCTGGCGCCTGAATTTGCGACAGGCCATCTTCCGGGTCCGGTCATCCCCGCGCCATCGGAAGAATCCCCATGCTATGTGGATCTGACTTGCACCGACTCACCGGAGATGCAGGATCCGCacctcgccttcgtcgacTTGATATCGCCCGCCAAGCCGGGTCAAGCCCCCCCCGACGATGCGATATCTTTCTCTCAAATCACCAATGCGACCTTACCCGTGCCGGCCTCTGCTGATGCCGAGGAGACGCTGGAAGGCATCGAGCAGATTGGAGCCATGTCCGCGAACCATTGGGCCAAGCTGGGCGATCGGACGAGCCTCGTCCTGTGCATCCTGTGGAAGCTCGGCCACGCGCGCCGCTCCGACGTTTTAGATGCCGCTCGAAGAACTTCGAGTAAGGCCCTCTACGACAACGTCTCCGCCTTCGTAAACCGCCCGGCGGAGAACATGCTGGAGCTtgacggaggaggatgggAAACGCTGGCCTTTGACTTGACCCGAGTCTTCCTCAGCTACATCAAGGTCAAGTATTGCAAGGAAGAGcgcgtcctcgccctctcctccAAAGACAAGGCCCGCCTCCGAAACGGGGAGGGGGCCTCGTGGAGCCGTTTTCACGCCTTCATCAACCAGCACGCGCCGCTGTTCCCCGCCGACAGCCAGATCTACCGCGCGGATGCGTTTGACGACGAACCCATCGAAATGGACGAGACCGATGCCGAGGTGCCTGGTCCGGACACGCCGTCCAAGCGAAGGCACGCGCCCAAGGAGATTGTCCAGAACCAGGCGGCGGTCGACATTCGCGAGCGCGAAAACcgccgcgtcgaggagctcgaggctcgtcgacgaaagTTGCGAGCAGACTTGGATACGGTCGGCGGCATGTCTCGAGACAAGTCGAGGCTCATCATAAACGAGGCGAAGCAGGAGGACCAGGCCTTTCTCTACATCaacgacgagacggcgaaGCGCATCAAGGACCACCAGATCGACGGCGTGCGATTCTTGTGGAACCAGATCGTACTGAACGACGACGTCCGCCAGGGCTGCCTTCTGGCCCACACGATGGGTCTGGGAAAGACGATGCAGGTCATCACCTTCCTGGTCGCCATCCAGGAAGCGGCCCAATCGTCCGacccgtcggcgagggagcaGATACCCAACGATCTCCGCGAATCCAAGACGGTGATTCTGTGCCCCGCGAGCTTGGTGGACAACTGGATGGACGAGCTCCTTCTATGGGTCCCGGGCGATATCCTCGGCAAGATCCGCAAGGTCTCGGCCCTCATGAATCCAGGTGAACgggtcgaggccatcgatgcTTGGTCAAgggacggcggcatcctggTCATCGGGTACAACATGCTGCGAAAAGTAGTCAAGATCAGCGAGGGCGTGGCGAAATCGCTCCTCGAACATCCAAAcattgtcgtcgccgacgaggctcaCTACATCAAGAACCCAAACACCGAATCCAACGAAATCTGCTCACGGTTCAAGACAAAGGCTCGCGTCGCTCTGACGGGCTCCCCCCTGGCGAACAACGTGGAGGAGTACTACTCGATGATCGATTGGGTCGCGCCCAACTTCCTCGGCCCGTCGAAGGAGTTCACTCAAATCTACGCACGGCCGATCCACCAAGGCTTGTGGGGAGACAGTACGGGTGCGGAGAAGCGAAGGGCCCTGAAGATGCTCCAAGTCCTCAAGGAGACGGTGGCGCCCAAGGTGAACAGGGCGACGATCCAGTGCCTGCGGAAAGACCTGCCGCCGAAGCAGGAGTTCGTCCTTTGCATCCAACCGACATCTCTTCAGACGAAATTGTACGAGCGCTATCTGTCGGAGCTGGGAATAGAGTACACGGGGGAGTCCGCGACCGAGGCGATGCCGCAGTCGCAGATATTCAGCATCGTCAACGATCTCATGCTCCTCTGCAACCACCCACGCTGCTTCCGACAGAAGGCCTTGGGCGCCAGGCAAGCACGGCAGGAGGGCATGCCGGTATCTCTGACGGACAGGATCATCACGGCGACGCTCAGGGAGACTAATGCCATCAAAGACATGGACAGCCCTTGCCTCTCGCACAAGACGGAGCTTCTGACGATGATCCTGGACGAGGCACGCACGGCGCGCGAGAAGGTGCTCGTCTTCACGCACTCTATCTTGACGCTGGACTACCTCTCGAACCTCTTCGAGCTGCAGAAGAGGCGAGTTTGCCGACTGGATGGGACCACCAAGATTGGCAAGCGGCAGGACATGATCAAGAGCTTCAACACGGGCGACCAGGAGATCTACCTCATCTCCaccagcgccggcggcgtcgggctcAACATTCACGGCGCAAGCcgcgtcgtcatcttcgacTTCAAGTGGAACCCCgtggacgagcagcaggccaTCGGACGCGCGTACCGCATCGGACAGGAAAAAGCCGTCTTCGTGTACCGCTTCGTCCTCGCGGGCACGTACGAGGAGGACCTTCAGAACAAGGCCGTCTTCAAGATGCAGCTGGCATCGCGCGTGGTGGACAAGAAGAACCCGATAAGCTGGTCGAAGAGGCACGGGAGCCTCCTGCACTCGGTCGTGCccgtgccggcgaggagcctGGCGGAGTTTGCGGGCAAGGACAGGATCCTGGACAAGCTCATCGACCACGATAGCGACGGCGCGACGATACGCTACATCGTGTCCACCGACGCgttcgaggaggaggacccGACGGTGAACctcacggccgaggagcagcgGGAGACGGAGGATATGGTGAAGCTGAACCGGCTTCGCTTCGCAGACCCGGATGCCTACACCCATCAGTGGGCGATGGTGTGCCGGCACCAGATGGCCGACTTCCAGCCCAGCCACGGCCAGGCACCGGCGAGCGTACCGCGGCCGGGCGTAGGCATGGCGGGATTGTCCCTgacgcagccgacgacggccggccaaGGCTGGCATGGGCCCTCGGAGTCTCCAGCACCGTCCTCTCAGCCGGTACAGCGGCGTCAAGAAGCCAGCTCTACGCCTTTGCTcccgccgacggagccgttCGACTCTCGTCCGCCACCGGCGGCTCCGAGTCACGACGCCATGACGTCCAGTGAAGCGCCGGCGGCATTTCATCAACCCGCGGCGTCGGGTCCGCAATCGGCGCTGAGCAGGTACGGCGGCCGTCCGATGGTCGCGTGGCACGCCAAGGTCGGGGTGCCTCAGCCTACGCCGGGGACGAACACGTATTTTGGCAGGGAATCGCAGCCCAGCCCAggcttgtcgacgacggtgacgccggcGGGACCGGCCCCGAGCAACGCCGTGAGCGCGTCCGGCTCAGGAGCGAGCATGTTCAGTCCGCCCGTACGAAGCGAAGACCGGAACGATTTTGTGAAAATTTTGTGTCGCGGACCGAGCTTGCCGGGCATGGCGGCTGGTGGTCGAGAGTCGACGGCGGAAAGCATcgcgacggccatcgacaGGTTTCGCAAGGAGCAAGCGTTTGGCTTTCTCCTCGACAATCAACACTGGCGGTTGCTCAAAGAGTTTGTCGGCAACGAACGATTTGCTCTCGCCATCATGTCCGGACACGTCACGGCCGTGTTtctggcggccgccgaccgagACGAGCTGCAGAGGCGGCTGGGGATTCTGAGCAGCCTGTCGGAGGGCGATTTCCGAGGCAAGCTGGTGGCGGAGGCCAAGGCACAGGATCCTCACGTATGTACCGAACAAGGCCGCTCCGGCGACTCCGTACGGCACGTGCGTGATGCTGACGAGAGTGCCAGAATTTACTGAACATAGGACGGTCAGGCGGCAAACAGGGCGGTCCAACGCACGGCAGTCAGGTACTGCACGGCGACATGGAGGTGATGCGTGAGGCCGCGGATAAGAGACTACGGCGATCGGCGAAGCTTCCAACCTGGGCGGCTAAGGCGCTGTCCGATGGGAACGAGGCTCCGTCTTCCCCGCGATGATTAGGCGACGAACGGTCTCCTCCTCGGacctgggggggggggggggggggttgatTCGCCGGCGCGCCGCTTGTTTGAACCCCTCCCGGGTACAAAGGTTCCCGAGAGGGGCAGGCCACGGCATGAAACCAGCGGTGGCCAAGAGGACGGACAGAGCAGGATGTGGGATTGGGAGGGCTCTGGCATACCCTGGAGGGCTGAGGATAAGATGCATACGGCAGGGGCGTTTTTGCCGGTAGCCGGCGTTGTCATTGCCAACTTGTGATACCCATTGTACGCTTTTAGAAGGCCGGCCGTTTGCATATATTCATTTAATGAGGGCTCGCTTGGGAGAGGCTGCCCATGATTGCTTGGTTGCCCGTTCGTCGCGAGACTCTGGGCGCAGGTGTACGAACGAACCATCATGGCCTGTTCCAAGTACGGCACGGAATGGCGGCCGATATGGTATGGAGGGCGGAGTGTAGCCATTCGTACGGGTGTTGATAGCTACGGAATGGGGACGAGTCGAGCTGGTTCACTGCTGGCTGCGAGAGGGGCAAGGCACCACGGCTGGCCTGCGCCAGTACTACCTACCGTTTTGAAGCTGGCCaagatggccatggccatgatcaTATGAGACGGAGATGGGCTCGCTGGGGTGACACATGtcgcacacacacacacacacacacatacacacatacacacacacgcacaacCATGCCCACACCCTGACTCCATACCGGCCAGTAATCGTCGttcttcggcttcggcttcgtcccGAGAACGTGTACCACCTGGTCGTTTGATTTCAATATCTTTCAGACATGGACCGCAATATTGTCTTCGAATGGAAGCGTCGTCTTGGCGAAGATGTATGGAAGCTCCCCATCCGACCCGAACGATGGTGAAGCCATGTTTCAGCGGCGAGGTCATCGACCAGTAGCAGCCGCCTTGACAAAACATGCATACTACTGCTCGTGGCAATTATCTCACATACAGATGCGGCGACCTCGTATTCCTTCCACACGTCACCGTGGTACAAAAGTGCAGAAGTGCATGAATCGAAAACAGGTGGTGACCCCCTCGCTcgccggtgacgatgacaaCCATGCCCCGCTCAAATTATGTGGCTCGCGGCCAGAGCTCGTACGAGTACCCGTATTTCGTTGCGTCCTTTTACCACATCAACATACAGTACGCCTACCTGCCCTACCTACATACCGCCGTCCGCGGAAGCATCTCCCGTGAAAGTCAGTTTGGCCGCTTGGCACCATCAGGACAACCATCACCCCTTCCCTTTCCTCACCCTTTCGAcgcttcgtcgtccgacAATGGCGGTGACGAGTGGAACATCCTCGCGCGTCGACGCATCCCAGTGGCAGCATCGGCCGATGCAAAGGCCAGCACGAGCGCCATGGAACGTCGAGATTCCCTCGTCCGACGTGGCCAACCTCCTCCGCGGCTTCGTCCCGATCGAGATGGAAGACAGGTGGTTCTGCTAcgccgatgcggccgacgccgacgacggcaccatgCTCGTCCACCTCTGCCGCAGCTGGACCGGTGCCGAGAtggtcgtcctcgccgtacGGACGACGCTGGATGCGACaggggccgtcgacgagtcggcggccgcgagagTGACGGAGATTAggtgggaggaggcgggcgaggaagGGGATCGTGGAGAGGCATCAGCcaaggagacggccgagatggtgTGCCGCGTCGTCCTGAATTGCCAGCTGGTGGCTGGTGATGGTGGTACGTAATGGCAGGCAGCAGTCACGCACGCACTGATGCGGTACTTGCGTATTACCAGCGACACACTCACTGCACATGTAGAATACAGTGCACCTAGAGCGAAGAAACTTgccctccgtacggagtacccagCACTAAcctactactgtaggtacctagtattactttGGGCACCGCATCACCCAACAGACAAACAGCGCACCTCCAATCCCAATCCCCTTGGTGCTCGATGGGGAAGGAGTCCAAATCATGTCATGACAAAACAGTGAAGAAGCaagagacgacgaggatttGACGAGAAAGGAAAAAAGCCGACAAAGCAGACAGATACGGAAGTATGCCGTGACGCTTCGTTGGGGTATGTGGCTATCTGGGAATACGAATGCTGTTCTACACACTGCTGCTTGCCTTGCCCCCCCatggctgctgctgctgtggTCCTGTGCGGGCAATgttgtgcgtgtgcgtgtcAGTAATTGCACTTGCGCACCCACATCCGTCATACCTGCTGCACAACATGGTCGTGGTAACACGCAAGGGCACTGCAGCTAGGTGGGTGCTAGGTGCTCCGTTGGTGCCAAGGTTTTTCGTGCTGGGACAGGGACACTGTTAGGTTAGTAGGTAatagagtacaagtaattacaaccaagtattactgtaagtactttgcAAAGTGTTGCTCAGACAGCCAACAATGTCCATGGCCGTGTTGTCGTTCACTGCACAGGTGCCGACGATCTCGCATGAGGGCCTAGCACTCAGcaatgtaagtactgttagtaagtactgtaagtaagtactgtaggtaagtactgtaggtaagtactgtaagtacagtactgtaaatacagTGCTTCTGCACCATGTCCACAGTATGCAgggagcacatgtactgcacgGTACCACCTACAGTGGGgatgtacctacttactagcACAGTACACCTAAGAACAGTACTCCTTGGCGCTCCCGAGTCGCCGCCGTGCACAGAAGCGCAGTACAAGAACCATCGGTggtggggcgtggcacgagttgcacaagtactagcacaagtactagtactccgtacttgtgctcgaaTAATTACCTGCCGGCTCAACTTAGGCTAAAAATGCTGACCTATCGCGGGTGCATGGATGGCCGATAATAATGAGACATGGCGCCTGGCGGGGAAGAATCGACTGAGGCcccgcctcgccgacttTCGCCCAGACGACGGACCGATGGGGACCGACTTAAAACTTGCACACATCCATCGTTCGAGCGGGTTCAACCTCCGACTGCCCAACCCACAACCTTTGCCCAACGGCTGCCCTGCGTGCAAGCTTTCCGACAGGCAGACGCCAGGTGATTGGAGATTTCACCTTGCCCTTCCCTCCATCttcccatcgtcgtcgagtcgagcggccgtcgtccttcGCCCACGACGCTCGCCTCTGCGTGATCCTGCCCTCTTGACTCGCCAGCCCTCGGACCCCGACTTCGACTCggcctcccgccgccggccatcATGGACAGCGTCCTCCGCCAGTCCAAGGCCATGTGCCCCTTTCTCAaggccgcctcgcccgcgacGCTGCGTGCcatgtcgacctcggcccGCCCCAAGGCCTCGCCCTGCGGCGGCACCATGTCGAAGCTGCAGCTCCTTGCCCATCGCTGCCCCATCATGGGCCAGGCGCTGGCCGTGCAGTCGGCGAGgaacggtgccgccgccgcccggtccgccgccgccttccgCGCCTTTTCCGTGCCCgtcaacgtcggcggcaaggcgcgCATCCACGCGAGCTGCGGCCAGCAGGCgagagccgtcgacggctccctCCTCAAAGTCCGagatgccggtgccggtacGTGTCCTCTGCTTCATCCGTCGACAGACCGACCGAACGAACGAACGCTGACCTCGAACCGCCGTCCCAGCCCGCGTCCCGCCGACCGTGTCGATGCGCGGAAAGG of the Drechmeria coniospora strain ARSEF 6962 chromosome 01, whole genome shotgun sequence genome contains:
- a CDS encoding chromatin-remodeling complex ATPase chain isw-1; protein product: MDGVRPDDPFLWGVEAVSKELCSLDRPCTHDPVALTKRIKEQEIDGHALLTFDLVCSSRELFESLAIKIGGQKASLGRAIVKLRSRSPAFRLWKQEFVKEQADELDEEEGPRLVEGLPATSLPTPASLESTGAAGQAPNNHRTLDLKRKLCAQLAASSGESAELSGQPSDVVDASTTMIEPSSVAPFARRQRENSPPKRLRVVPTLLAARPMNLLPLPVPTEADGVDADPARQDPSEQTDGYPWEHAASDAYLGQGVIALSAIRSAQETFTTQILEGEGEDFVTHFPVKLPAAWRMIAARVMKRLLMKNGRTEALLHAGFAPPSSSSALSEDDDRILDLLDLPDSPDEETLREMEAENAHAQLAAASRTVIERDRVEAILKDVIDEFRQYWDRQKLPKYLRKAYGIWTTARNKGTRIRQILQARERAMTYDARIRKLCAEMVAVAWTKESEIRHQARCLEQSLADKFYNLWLAEMLEMRLEPPKPTALPPHRRQKVERAPSPMGSEILTSSDEDELFVREEEGHQLAHAGEKGLAPEFATGHLPGPVIPAPSEESPCYVDLTCTDSPEMQDPHLAFVDLISPAKPGQAPPDDAISFSQITNATLPVPASADAEETLEGIEQIGAMSANHWAKLGDRTSLVLCILWKLGHARRSDVLDAARRTSSKALYDNVSAFVNRPAENMLELDGGGWETLAFDLTRVFLSYIKVKYCKEERVLALSSKDKARLRNGEGASWSRFHAFINQHAPLFPADSQIYRADAFDDEPIEMDETDAEVPGPDTPSKRRHAPKEIVQNQAAVDIRERENRRVEELEARRRKLRADLDTVGGMSRDKSRLIINEAKQEDQAFLYINDETAKRIKDHQIDGVRFLWNQIVLNDDVRQGCLLAHTMGLGKTMQVITFLVAIQEAAQSSDPSAREQIPNDLRESKTVILCPASLVDNWMDELLLWVPGDILGKIRKVSALMNPGERVEAIDAWSRDGGILVIGYNMLRKVVKISEGVAKSLLEHPNIVVADEAHYIKNPNTESNEICSRFKTKARVALTGSPLANNVEEYYSMIDWVAPNFLGPSKEFTQIYARPIHQGLWGDSTGAEKRRALKMLQVLKETVAPKVNRATIQCLRKDLPPKQEFVLCIQPTSLQTKLYERYLSELGIEYTGESATEAMPQSQIFSIVNDLMLLCNHPRCFRQKALGARQARQEGMPVSLTDRIITATLRETNAIKDMDSPCLSHKTELLTMILDEARTAREKVLVFTHSILTLDYLSNLFELQKRRVCRLDGTTKIGKRQDMIKSFNTGDQEIYLISTSAGGVGLNIHGASRVVIFDFKWNPVDEQQAIGRAYRIGQEKAVFVYRFVLAGTYEEDLQNKAVFKMQLASRVVDKKNPISWSKRHGSLLHSVVPVPARSLAEFAGKDRILDKLIDHDSDGATIRYIVSTDAFEEEDPTVNLTAEEQRETEDMVKLNRLRFADPDAYTHQWAMVCRHQMADFQPSHGQAPASVPRPGVGMAGLSLTQPTTAGQGWHGPSESPAPSSQPVQRRQEASSTPLLPPTEPFDSRPPPAAPSHDAMTSSEAPAAFHQPAASGPQSALSRYGGRPMVAWHAKVGVPQPTPGTNTYFGRESQPSPGLSTTVTPAGPAPSNAVSASGSGASMFSPPVRSEDRNDFVKILCRGPSLPGMAAGGRESTAESIATAIDRFRKEQAFGFLLDNQHWRLLKEFVGNERFALAIMSGHVTAVFLAAADRDELQRRLGILSSLSEGDFRGKLVAEAKAQDPHVCTEQGRSGDSVRHVRDADESARIY